In Nerophis ophidion isolate RoL-2023_Sa linkage group LG12, RoL_Noph_v1.0, whole genome shotgun sequence, a single window of DNA contains:
- the ca5a gene encoding carbonic anhydrase 5A, mitochondrial isoform X2 produces MDCLTKKGAAEYNMKMHPMWQGPLAIPGGDRQSPIDIVVRKSVFDSQLEPLTTHYDPTTCQQIWNNGYSFLVEYDDTTDRSTLKGGPVQDTFRLCQFHFHWGESNAWGSEHTVDRRLFPAELHLVHWNSDKYSLFEEAVMEENGLAVIGVFLKVGKKHDGLQKLVDALPAIRHKGSVVEFNKFDAGCLLPANTDEYWTYHGSLTTPPLTESVTWIVMKQHIEVSHDQLAVFRSLLFTSAEEETQKSMVNNFRVQQPLRDRTVRSSFSPFLKEAPSDQGDQHTH; encoded by the exons atggactGTTTAACAAAGAAGGGTGCCGCTGAATACAACATGAAAA TGCACCCCATGTGGCAGGGACCCCTTGCAATTCCAGGAGGTGATCGCCAGTCTCCTATTGATATCGTCGTGCGTAAGAGTGTCTTTGATTCCCAACTGGAACCTTTGACCACTCATTATGACCCAACCACTTGCCAGCAAATCTGGAATAATGGTTATTCCTTCCTGGTTGAATATGATGACACTACAGATAGGTCCA CACTGAAAGGAGGCCCTGTGCAAGACACATTTAGGCTGTGTCAGTTCCACTTCCACTGGGGTGAGAGCAATGCCTGGGGGTCAGAGCACACTGTGGACAGGAGGTTATTTCCTGCTGAG CTTCACTTGGTTCACTGGAACTCGGACAAGTACAGTCTGTTTGAAGAGGCAGTGATGGAGGAAAATGGACTGGCTGTTATTGGAGTCTTTCTAAAG GTGGGGAAGAAACACGATGGCCTGCAGAAACTAGTAGACGCTCTGCCTGCCATCAGACACAAG GGTAGCGTGGTAGAGTTTAATAAATTTGACGCTGGCTGTCTGTTACCCGCCAACACCGATGAATACTGGACATATCACGGCTCTCTTACAACTCCTCCCCTCACCGAGTCGGTCACCTGGATCGTCATGAAGCAGCACATAGAAGTCAGCCATGATCAG CTGGCCGTGTTCCGTAGCCTTCTGTTCACCTCTGCTGAGGAGGAGACCCAGAAGAGCATGGTGAACAACTTCCGCGTGCAGCAGCCTCTGCGGGATCGCACAGTGCGCTCCTCCTTCAGTCCTTTCCTGAAGGAGGCGCCGTCTGACCAAGGCGACCAGCACACACACTGA